A stretch of the Capsicum annuum cultivar UCD-10X-F1 chromosome 10, UCD10Xv1.1, whole genome shotgun sequence genome encodes the following:
- the LOC107845770 gene encoding uncharacterized protein LOC107845770 isoform X2 yields MVLKLPKSVQNKRVLSLIVCLLFISALYLVLYRQYGEKSGSSSGILKQKWDSFSSVVNLAPTVEFRNGTDIIWQIPDSSKAIVFLAHGCDGRAANFWDKSSKCAHCVGLPEERLITLNALARKFAVIAVSSAGTCWSFKEERVVVKDVIEWWIAKKKLQSLPLVALGASSGGYFVLILATDVRFSSIVVMIIEGLYDQMEITGSYPPTLFVHMPKDKSRMQKLERYMILLKAKGVDVAEVKCWEFPLSPNLFADRIPSIDVATSVKLFSLFKEKGFIDENGFMTIDGRDIHWTETLQEKEIILPDKSLVNQIQEEMNLAFAFHEMTSLQSDQIFNWFETHLRD; encoded by the coding sequence ATGGTACTCAAACTACCGAAAAGTGTCCAGAATAAACGAGTTCTCAGCTTGATTGTATGTCTACTCTTTATTTCTGCTCTGTACTTGGTTTTGTATCGACAATACGGAGAAAAATCTGGTTCATCATCAGGGATATTGAAACAAAAGTGGGATAGCTTTAGTTCTGTTGTTAACTTGGCCCCTACAGTAGAGTTCAGGAATGGAACAGATATAATATGGCAAATCCCCGATTCGTCTAAGGCAATTGTTTTTCTTGCTCATGGTTGTGATGGTAGAGCAGCGAACTTTTGGGATAAGTCATCAAAGTGTGCACATTGTGTTGGTTTACCTGAAGAGAGGCTTATTACTCTTAATGCTTTAGCTAGGAAATTTGCAGTTATCGCGGTATCAAGTGCTGGAACATGCTGGTCGTTTAAAGAGGAAAGAGTTGTTGTCAAAGATGTTATTGAGTGGTGGATCGCGAAAAAGAAGTTGCAGAGTTTGCCTCTTGTAGCTTTGGGTGCTTCGTCTGGTGGATACTTTGTTTTGATTCTTGCAACTGATGTAAGATTTAGTAGCATCGTGGTAATGATTATCGAAGGATTGTATGATCAAATGGAGATTACGGGGAGTTACCCGCCTACCCTTTTCGTGCACATGCCAAAAGATAAAAGCAGGATGCAGAAACTAGAACGATACATGATACTCCTTAAGGCGAAAGGCGTTGATGTCGCTGAGGTTAAATGCTGGGAGTTTCCTTTGTCGCCTAATCTGTTTGCTGATAGGATTCCGAGTATTGATGTTGCTACCTCGGTGAAGTTGTTTAGTCTGTTCAAGGAAAAGGGATTCATCGATGAGAACGGTTTCATGACAATTGATGGGCGCGATATACATTGGACCGAGACTCTCCAAGAGAAAGAGATTATCCTCCCAGATAAGTCCTTAGTCAATCAAATTCAAGAGGAAATGAATCTTGCATTTGCTTTTCATGAAATGACCAGCTTGCAATCTGACCAAATCTTCAACTGGTTCGAGACTCATTTAAGGGACTAG
- the LOC107844109 gene encoding cytochrome b561 and DOMON domain-containing protein At4g17280-like, producing MITRLTSLTNELTSLKNVISAEEQLEKNPSSGTVDIAFRKSENKYGRWLAWAINPTSTGMIGSQAFVALQRSDGPLQDDDTPGSHGMSGDNMKSFGTLDFHSGKTTDPIKPNLRSEVKIAHGIINGVSWGMMMPLGVVLARLRYLPLPQLLALWFYLHIYCQSIAYVLGIVGGGLGFYLRKQSPGGVKHTCHRYIGSALLVLATLQFLAHCLRLKKEHIHRVYWNIYHWCTGYGTILLAIGNCFKGFQLMDEGMWKRVYIAFLASLAFVAFGLEVLRWYLMRATKETSSANGDIEDKA from the exons ATGATAACAAGATTGACCTCCTTGACAAATGAGTTGACATCCTTGAAAAATGTTATATCCGCTGAGGAACAGTTAGAAAAG AACCCATCTTCTGGTACAGTTGATATCGCCTTTAGGAAGTCCGAAAACAAGTACGGGAGATGGCTTGCTTGGGCTATAAACCCAACATCTACAGGGATGATTGGCTCGCAAGCTTTTGTTGCATTGCAGCGTTCTGATG GACCATTACAAGATGATGATACACCAGGAAGTCATGGCATGTCAGGAGATAACATGAAATCTTTTGGGACTTTAGATTTCCATTCTGGAAAAACAACTGATCCTATAAAACCAAATTTAAGGTCTGAGGTAAAGATAGCACATGGGATTATCAATGGGGTTAGTTGGGGAATGATGATGCCACTAGGTGTTGTTCTTGCTAGATTGAGGTATCTACCATTACCACAGCTGCTAGCTTTGTGGTTCTATCTACACATATATTGTCAGAGTATAGCTTATGTTCTTGGTATTGTTGGAGGAGGTTTGGGATTTTATCTCAGGAAACAATCTCCTGGGGGAGTTAAACACACTTGTCATAGATATATTGGTTCTGCACTTTTAGTCCTTGCAACGTTACAATTCTTAGCTCATTGTCTACGGCTGAAAAAGGAACACATACACAGGGTGTATTGGAATATCTACCATTGGTGCACTGGTTATGGTACTATCCTATTGGCAATTGGCAATTGTTTCAAAGGTTTCCAACTGATGGATGAGGGGATGTGGAAGAGGGTTTACATTGCTTTTCTTGCTTCCTTGGCCTTTGTTGCTTTTGGTCTTGAAGTTTTGAGATGGTACCTGATGAGGGCCACAAAAGAAACAAGTTCTGCAAATGGTGATATAGAAGATAAGGCGTAG
- the LOC107845769 gene encoding protodermal factor 1, whose amino-acid sequence MEKKRSKQISLIPWVIIAALLLRNLVTPVISCRTSRTPPSHGSGGGGSGKPPSRGKPSHGSDKHGRTPPANCGNPPSGGGGQTPTPAPPEGGAGGGYSTPSPPTSAGSPPSTPTPSTPDISVPSPPTDPNAPPSGGVGYYPSPPTSNGTPPSPDTPSIPNISTPPAPFDPNAPPSGGGGYYPSPPTYGGTPTTPTTPIIGPGTPSIPDIFTPLAPFDPNAPPSGGYYPSPPSFATPSTPSIPIILPPITPIINPGTPGIYIPPPLFDPNSPPFSIDYWRTNPALIWGLFGWWATVGSAFGVAGTPGIGPNFNLLQALSNNRSDGVGELYREGTASLLNSMVSKKFPYTTKQVRDNFVAALSSNKAAAAQAARFKLANEGRFKPRA is encoded by the exons ATGGAGAAGAAGAGAAGCAAACAGATTTCTCTAATCCCGTGGGTTATAATTGCTGCATTGCTCTTGCGGAATTTGGTCACTCCTGTCATTTCATGCAGAA CTTCGCGAACACCTCCATCACATGGCTCAGGAGGTGGTGGCTCAGGTAAACCACCTTCTCGAGGAAAACCTTCGCATGGAAGCGATAAGCATGGACGAACACCACCTGCTAACTGTGGTAATCCGCCAAGTGGAGGGGGCGGCCAAACTCCCACCCCAGCTCCTCCCGAAGGAGGAGCTGGAGGTGGTTACTCTACGCCATCCCCTCCAACTTCTGCTGGAAGTCCTCCAAGTACTCCAACACCAAGCACGCCGGATATCTCCGTACCATCGCCTCCAACTGATCCCAATGCACCACCTTCAGGAGGGGTCGGTTACTATCCGTCCCCTCCAACTTCTAATGGAACCCCACCAAGCCCGGATACACCGAGCATTCCCAATATATCCACACCTCCAGCTCCATTTGATCCCAATGCACCACCTTCTGGAGGGGGAGGATACTATCCCTCCCCTCCAACTTATGGTGGTACCCCTACCACACCAACTACTCCTATAATTGGCCCTGGAACTCCGAGCATTCCCGATATATTCACGCCTTTAGCTCCATTTGACCCCAATGCACCACCTTCGGGCGGGTACTATCCCTCCCCTCCAAGTTTTGCTACCCCTAGTACCCCTAGTATACCCATAATTCTCCCACCAATTACTCCTATCATCAACCCGGGCACTCCTGGTATCTACATACCTCCACCTCTATTCGATCCCAACTCACCACCTTTCTCAATCGA TTACTGGAGGACTAACCCGGCTTTAATATGGGGCTTGTTTGGCTGGTGGGCAACTGTTGGTAGTGCATTTGGTGTAGCTGGTACTCCGGGGATCGGGCCAAACTTCAACCTGCTGCAAGCACTTTCAAACAATCGTTCCGATGGTGTTGGGGAACTCTACAGGGAAGGAACAGCTTCTTTGCTGAACTCCATGGTGAGCAAGAAGTTCCCTTACACTACTAAACAAGTTAGAGACAATTTTGTTGCAGCACTTAGTTCAAACAAGGCTGCAGCAGCTCAGGCAGCGCGATTCAAGTTAGCCAACGAAGGTAGATTCAAGCCCAGAGCTTGA
- the LOC107845770 gene encoding uncharacterized protein LOC107845770 isoform X1, which produces MFSGVLNRGNMVLKLPKSVQNKRVLSLIVCLLFISALYLVLYRQYGEKSGSSSGILKQKWDSFSSVVNLAPTVEFRNGTDIIWQIPDSSKAIVFLAHGCDGRAANFWDKSSKCAHCVGLPEERLITLNALARKFAVIAVSSAGTCWSFKEERVVVKDVIEWWIAKKKLQSLPLVALGASSGGYFVLILATDVRFSSIVVMIIEGLYDQMEITGSYPPTLFVHMPKDKSRMQKLERYMILLKAKGVDVAEVKCWEFPLSPNLFADRIPSIDVATSVKLFSLFKEKGFIDENGFMTIDGRDIHWTETLQEKEIILPDKSLVNQIQEEMNLAFAFHEMTSLQSDQIFNWFETHLRD; this is translated from the exons atgttttcaG GCGTACTCAATCGAGGAAACATGGTACTCAAACTACCGAAAAGTGTCCAGAATAAACGAGTTCTCAGCTTGATTGTATGTCTACTCTTTATTTCTGCTCTGTACTTGGTTTTGTATCGACAATACGGAGAAAAATCTGGTTCATCATCAGGGATATTGAAACAAAAGTGGGATAGCTTTAGTTCTGTTGTTAACTTGGCCCCTACAGTAGAGTTCAGGAATGGAACAGATATAATATGGCAAATCCCCGATTCGTCTAAGGCAATTGTTTTTCTTGCTCATGGTTGTGATGGTAGAGCAGCGAACTTTTGGGATAAGTCATCAAAGTGTGCACATTGTGTTGGTTTACCTGAAGAGAGGCTTATTACTCTTAATGCTTTAGCTAGGAAATTTGCAGTTATCGCGGTATCAAGTGCTGGAACATGCTGGTCGTTTAAAGAGGAAAGAGTTGTTGTCAAAGATGTTATTGAGTGGTGGATCGCGAAAAAGAAGTTGCAGAGTTTGCCTCTTGTAGCTTTGGGTGCTTCGTCTGGTGGATACTTTGTTTTGATTCTTGCAACTGATGTAAGATTTAGTAGCATCGTGGTAATGATTATCGAAGGATTGTATGATCAAATGGAGATTACGGGGAGTTACCCGCCTACCCTTTTCGTGCACATGCCAAAAGATAAAAGCAGGATGCAGAAACTAGAACGATACATGATACTCCTTAAGGCGAAAGGCGTTGATGTCGCTGAGGTTAAATGCTGGGAGTTTCCTTTGTCGCCTAATCTGTTTGCTGATAGGATTCCGAGTATTGATGTTGCTACCTCGGTGAAGTTGTTTAGTCTGTTCAAGGAAAAGGGATTCATCGATGAGAACGGTTTCATGACAATTGATGGGCGCGATATACATTGGACCGAGACTCTCCAAGAGAAAGAGATTATCCTCCCAGATAAGTCCTTAGTCAATCAAATTCAAGAGGAAATGAATCTTGCATTTGCTTTTCATGAAATGACCAGCTTGCAATCTGACCAAATCTTCAACTGGTTCGAGACTCATTTAAGGGACTAG